The Humulus lupulus chromosome 3, drHumLupu1.1, whole genome shotgun sequence genome window below encodes:
- the LOC133823624 gene encoding uncharacterized protein LOC133823624 — translation MFFPPSFFDIMIHLMVHLVREAKLCGPVWARWMYPFERSMKVLKSYVRNHYRPEASMVECYISEEAVEFCSEYMSGVEAIGIKKPRNNSDGVDKGLRGNGTVTTVSRAELDQAQLVVLQNNPEIQSYIIDHIELLRSMIPNKIKNKQKWVIDEHNKTFCQWLKNTILTKLGEKNHGLSTELKRISLGASIDVIKHQAYIVEGKRFHTKSRDDARLVQNNGVSVVAEVMHFASAKDNNPISDNNTGVKTDELGFILDDLSKKGSKNDPFIMASQAKKCFTFLIQLMINGPLFYQLPSGSSQKKKNGG, via the exons atgttttttccgccatccttctttgacattatgattcatttaatggttcatctagtaagggaagccaagttgtgtggaccagtttgggcgagatggatgtatccatttgaaagaagtatgaaggtgttgaaaagttatgtgcgtaatcattatcgtcctgaagctagtatggttgaatgttatatatcggaagaggcagtagaattttgctcagaatacatgagtggggttgaAGCAATCGGAATAAAAAAACCACGAAATAACTCagatggagttgataaaggactacgagGGAATGGAACAGTGACCACCGTGTCTagggcagaattagatcaagctcaattagttgtgttgcaaaataatcctgagattcaatcatatataat tgatcacatagagttattacggtcgatgattccaaacaagattaaaaataaacaaaaatgggttatagatgagcataataaaacgttttgccagtggctgaagaatacaattttgacgaagttgggagaaaaaaatcatggactgtcgactgagttgaagcgcatatctcttggagcaagcattgatgtaataaagcatcaagcttacattgttgaagggaaacgatttcatactaagtcaagagatgatgctcggcTGGTTCAAAATAATGGAGTAAGTGTAGTCGCAGAAGTTATGCATTTTGCCAGTGCAAAAGATAATAACCCAATTTCAG acaacAATACTGGAGTTAAAACTGACGAACTTGGATTCATTCTGGATGATTTAAGCAAGAAGGGAAGCAAGAACGATCCTTTTATCATGGCTTCCCAAGCGAAAAAGTGTTTTACATTCTTGATCcagttaatgataaatggtcCATTGTTTTATCAGTTGCCGAGCGgaagttctcagaaaaagaaga ATGGCGGATAA